The DNA window ACTCCTACTTACTGCCAAATGAGAGAACAATATAGTACAAGAGTTAGTAGAACAATCTTAAAGTGAATCAGTGCCCTGCAGGCCTCAGCACGCTGCGCTACAACTAAAGGATGTATCAGCAATTATTCctaaatcataataacataataactgTCATTGAGGAGGGACAGGATAGAGTCAATTAAACATAATGGACCCATCTAAAAAAATTCCACTTACATAATCATTTTGAAAGTGACGGGGCGACAGCTCCATCAGTGCTTATTGACTATAAGATAACTTGTCTGATGTCGGTTTTAAATCTTTATCAGTATAATCTAAATTTGCTGCAGCATTAGTACTCATGAGTGATAACCCACTTTGTGCTCTGCATCATGATATTGATAATAAATAGTCTTATTAGTCATCTCCATAGCTTTGTCTCAGTTGACTAAGAGCTAGAGACTCACTCACAAAAGTGAATGATAAAGGTTACTAAAGTCAATAACTCCTTCAAATTATATGAGAAAACACATTATCATAGCCTAAAACAAATCACATACTATATGAGCCTTTTCTGTTCTGATGCTCCTATCGGCaggatatatacatatactgtatatactgtacgtgcCTTCAACatatgattacaaaaataattcatataactgttttctgatctgccactgctatggttaaggtttggttctATTTAGGTGCATTAACTGCTTGGATAAAGCTgcaatatctgtttttttgtttgattttttggccacttagAGGTAGCGGAAACAATTTGTGAACACAACTTGGACATATCACCTTTCACCAAGTTAATATGGCAAACTAGAAATCAGTTGCCTctatttacacattcagcagtcgtgtttctgtccacctgatgaatgtaagtccaatattcactccaactcctcctgagggaaattgcTGACTCTTTACctgttaaatgctccactatgttcaccagctagtctagATTTTCATGACTTAGCTGTGTTAGTGTGTTTAGTGATTACTGTATTTCCCACATGAGCCTGCATTTAGATAACTCTTATCTAACTGTTACCGTATCTCTCAAATAGAACAAATGTGCAGCCAGCCACGAATACGCGACTGTGGACACTCCAACTCAAAACTTTCAACAGAAGTGCCTCCGCTGCTATGCTTTTCCTAATGTGGGTTTCGGTGGAAATGAACAACATGGTTTGGTGTATcgtgtgcatgtatgtgcatCTGTGTTAGTGTGCATATACTGCAAATTTAGACCAGCACAGAGGACTATGTTATCTCCCCCTGCATGCACTGTGGTTGCAGAAATGAGCACACAGCATCAGTACcgataaacacacaaacattagaAAGTTTCCGGTACATCTTTACACATGGTATATGGGAATGTCCAGAAGTTTTTAGATGTTGGAACTGTGTCTCTTCATGTGAGAGATTATGGACCATGCTCTCTCCATTGGTTTTATTGTTGAGTGACGATTCTTTATTGAAAGTTACACTTCAACAATGACGTGTATGGCTGGCTGGCCTAACAGCAGCCACAGAAATGATTGCCCTAGATTGGCCGGCCTCAAGATCTTTGCAGAGACAACAGTGGTTACTTCCTTTACTGGATATTCTTTAGATGAAACAGTCTGTTGCAAGGACACattgtgcaaaacaaagtaATGTAAATGTTCTAGTTAATGCTGTTGAAAGTATAAAGGtgctactgtaagtaatacataAACCCTCGCAGGGAGGTGTCATGGGTCACTGCCTCGGTGGAGTTAGGGTGTCTTCATGGTACCACTTTTGCACTGATTGTCTGTGATGAGGTGAAGGAGGGGCGAGGGCCACACCGGTGAGCCGCTGTGGCAGGAAACATGTACTCTATTTTCCAGCCGTCTGCATATTGTGTCGGTGGGCTTAAAAAGGGCTTGCAGAGCAGAAACATGCATCACATCTGTTTCAGCCAGAGATACACAATGACAAGTCTCGCCTTTGTCTCGCTCCTCCTTGTAGCCATCGTGGTGTCCACAGCCTCGGCTCAAGGTAAGAACGATGtggaggttttttttgtttgtgcatttatgtaatatgatatgatgtattatttcaTGATTATGGAAAATGTGATGATGCTAATAATGGACTCTTGTGTCTTTATTCAAAGGTGGGGCAGCCAGTTGTTGTCGAAAACTCTCAGAAACTCGAATCCACCGAGACCTGCTGAAGTCATACTACAAACAAGATAAATCGTCGTGCCCTATAAACGCAGTGGTGTAAGTCATCTAATCTGTTCAACGTTTCTCATAATATGTCGTTGGATCTTTTGAACAGTTTAGTACATGTATACTGTGATGCATTGAGTTTCAGACTTAACCATAATaattttggattttttaaaattttgatcATCTCCTCTTCAAAACGGTTGCAACATGTTACTGAATGTGTATTTTCTGTGTTGTGATTATCAATAGATTTATCACGCTGAAAGACATCAGGATCTGTGCTAACCCCAACAAAGTGTGGACAAAAACCAGCATGACCTACCTAGACGGAAACAACGGGCAACGTTAAAACTCTACCTTCCAAACACGCCATGGCTGACACAATAAGACAGCACTATTGAAACTAAAATTAAAAGGCCATAGCTCCCAATTTGTCTTCGACTGTTCCACAGACTTTtgaatgttttcatattttaagtCCTTAGTTAAGTGAAATGATATCTATTATATTTGCCTTTCTTCTGTATAATTTTCAATGATATGATGTTTGTTTGATGACTGtaattgtgtaaataatcacaGTACAATGATTCTGAGAGACATTATCTAATAAAAATGGTCACAATGTAACGGCTACGTTTTGGTTATTGTGAGAATAGATTACTTTCTAAGTGTGTGTACGGAGAAAAGCTACAGCTGaatacattgttattataaaaatatcgATTATAGACACTTTAAGATGAGGAAATGATCACTCATGgtcaaaagaaaacaatgttcACTGAGGTTTTGTAGTGACATCACGCGACTAGACAACAGTCAGGTAACCATAAATCATATGTCACTTTGGGCATATGAATAAATGACAAATGCTGCCAATTTTCTTTTGATAGACTCAAGAAAGTACCTTAATCGAAATCACCCTTCATGGCCTCATTTAGATTTTCTTCAATAAACTAAAAAATTCAggccttaaaataaaaataaataaatgaattaagaTTTAGATCATTTTAAAGGCCACATAATGTTACAGTTTTTAAAGCTTACCTGGAATCCAAGTGAAGAATCCATCATGTGTCAAGGTCCACATGGTGGGATGGTCCCTGTTTCCTCCATCATATAGTGTTGGTCAGCATCTCTTAGGCTCGCACACCGAGTTGgaccatgaaaaaaacaacctaCATAAGACACAATAAACAGGAAGTGCATCCATTGTAACCCTGTAACATTGTCATTGCTAGCAAAAAGCACATTTCATTCACTTAAAAATGCAGGCTTTTTGTCACATATAACACGACATTTCTACgattgtgatttattttcccAATTGTAGTTTTGGAAATAGACCAAACACTAAGTTAACATGAGCAGAGATAAGATACTCACCAGATCATGTTTCATTAACCACAGTATCCCAAAACACGATAAACCTGTTCCTGGTTAACTTTGGTGTCAAATTCACATAGAATATCAACTTTTACTCTTTTAGCTAACTTGCATCCATCTTGAACTCTTGCTTGTTGGTTTTCTTAACATCTGAATGTGGTAGTGCATTCTGTTGGACATTTAGGAAAACTGCAACCATTTCATACAGTAATGCTATAAACTATTCCTTGTCAAATTGATGGAGGTTCCATACTTGTTTTTCATTATGACTATCTTCACACTTTGGTGTAAGAAGTAGTTGCAGTAGTAGGTCTACTTGCAGACATTTTAAGGATGATGAATATTGGGTTCACTaagtattatgtatttttttcatgatgtttTTGAGGAATGATGATCCTTGTCACTTATATGTTGTTTCAGGGATTTTCATGACTTAGCTGTGTTAGTGTGTTTAGTGATTACTGTATTTCCCACATTAGCCTGCATTAAGAtaactctgtgtttgtgtgtataacCTGCAAATGTAGACCAGTATAGAGGACTATGTTATCTCCCTCTGCATGCACTGTGGTTGCAGAAATGAGCACACAGCATCAGTAccgaaaaacacacacacattagaaaGTTTCCGGTACATCTTTACATATGGTATGGGAATGTCCAGAAGTTTTTAGATTTTGGAACTGTGTCTCTTCATGTGAGAGATTATGGACCATGCTCTCTCCATTGGTTTTATTGTTGAGTGACGATTATTTATTAATCTGCCTAACAGCAGCCACAGAAATGATCACCCTAGACTGGCAGGCCTCACGATCTTTGCAGAGACAACAGTGGTTACTTCCTTTTCTGGATATTCTTAACAGTCTGTTGAAAGGACACATggtgcaaaacaaaataatgtaaatgttttagtTAATGCTGTTGAAAGTATAAAGGtgctactgtaagtaatacataAACCCTCGCAGGGAAATGTCATGGGTGGTTGATTGTGTTTTGTCATGGTATCAGTCACTGCCTCGGTGGAGATAGCGTGTTATGGTACCACCTTTGCACCTGAGTGGCTGTGATAAGGTGAAGGGAGGAAACATGTACTCTACTTTCCAGCCGTGTGCATATTGTGTCGGTGGGCTTAAAAAGGGCTTgcagagcagaaacacacatcACATCTGTTTTAGCCAGAGACACACAATGACAAGTCTCGCCTTTGTCTCGCTCCTCCTTGTAGCCATCGTGGTGTCCACAGCCTCGGCTCAAGGTAAGAACGATGTGgaggtttttttgtttgtgcatttatgtaatatgatatgatgtattatttcaTGATTATGGAAAATGTGATGATGCTAATAATGGACTCTTGTGTCTTTATTCAAAGGTGGGACAGCCGTATGTTGTCGAAAACTCTCAAACACTCGAATCCACCGAGACCTGTTGAAGGAATACTACAAACAAGATAAACCGTCGTGCCCTATAAACGCAGTGGTGTAAGTCATCCAATCTGTTCAACGTTGGATTTATGTGCAAAGTTTCTCATAATATGTCGTTGGATCTTTTGAACAGTTTAGTACACGTATACTGTGATGCATTGAGTTTCAGACTTAACCATTATaattttggattttttaaattttgttcaTCTCCTCTTCAAAACGGTTGCAACATGTTACTGAATGTGTATTTTCTGTGTTGTGATTTTCAATAGATTTACCACGCTGAAAGGCATCAGGATCTGTGCTAACCCCAACAAAGTGTGGACAAAGACCAGCATGGCCTACCTAGACGGAAACAACGGGCAACGTTAAAACTCTACCTTCCAAACACGCCGTGACTGACACAATAAGACAGAACTATTGAAACTAAAATTAAAAGGCCATAACTCCCAATTTCTCTACTACTGATCCACAGACTTTtgaatgttttcatattttaagtCCTTAGTTAAGTGAAATGATATCTATTATATTTGCCTTTCTTATGTATAATTTTCAATGATATGATGTTTGTTTGATGACTGtaattgtgtaaataatcacaGTACAATGATTCTGAGAGACATTACCTAATAAAAATGGTCACAATGTAACGGCTACGTTTTGGTTATTGTGAGAATAGATTACTTTCTAAGTGCGTGTAAGGAGAAAAGCTACAGCTGaatacattgttattataaaaatagtgATTATAGACACTTTAAGATGAGGAAATGATCACTCATAGTCAAATGAAAACAACGTTCACTGAGGTTTTGTAGTGACATCACGCGACTAGACAACAGTCAGCTAACCATAAATCATATGTCACTTTGGGCATATGAATAAATGACAAATGCTGCCAATTTTCTTTTGATAGATTCAAGAAAGTACCTTAATCAAAATCACCCTTCATGGCCTCATTTAGATTTTCTtcgataaaataaaaaatacaggccttaaaataaaaataaataaataaataaattgagaTTTAGATCATTTTAAGGGCCACATAACGTTACAGTTTTTAAAGCTTACCTGGAATCCAAGTGAAGAATCCATCATGAGTCGAGGTCCACATGGTGGGATGGTCCCTGTTTCCTCCATCATGTAGTGTTGGTCAGCATCTCTTAGGCTCGCACACCGAGTTGGACCATGAAAAAGAACAACCTACATAAGACGCAATAAACAGGAAATGCAGCCATTGTTCATTTTTACTGTGTGAATATTAAATAACAAGCTCTTACACTAATCCTATAACCCTGTAACATTGTTATTGCCAGCAAAAAGCACATTTCATTCACTTAAAAATGCAGGGTTTTTGTCACATATAACACAACAATCCTAGGATTGTTATTGTATTGTGTAACCTGCAAATGTAGACCAGCATAGAGGACTATGTTATCTCCCCCTGCATGCACTGTGGTTGCAGAAATGAGCACACAGCATCagtatcaaaaacacacacacatgagaaaGTTTCCGGTACATCTTTACATATGGTATGGGAATGTCCAGAAGTTTTTAGATGTTGGAACTGTGTCTCTTCATGTGAGAGATGATGGACCATGCTCTCTCCATTGGTTTTATTGTTGAGTGACGATTCTTTATTGAAAGTTACACTTCAACAACGACGTGTATGGCTGGCTGGCCTAACAGCAGCCACAGAAATGATTGCCCTAGATTGGCCGGCCTCAAGTTCTTTGCAGAGACAACAGTGGTTACTTCCTTTACTGGTTATTCTTTAGATGAAACAGTCTGTTGCAAGGACACATggtgcaaaacaaaataatgtaaatgttttagtTAATGCTGTTGAAAGTATAAAGGtgctactgtaagtaatacataAACTCTCGCAGGGAGGTGTCATGGGTCACTGCCTTGGTGGAGTTAGCGTTTAATGGTACCACTTTTGCAGCTGATTGGCTGTGATGAGGTGAAGGAGGGGCGAGGGCCACACCGGTGAGCCGCTGCGGGAGGAAACATGTACTCTACTTTCCAGCCGTGTGCATATTGTGTCGGTGGGCTTAAAAAGGGCTTGCAGAGCAGAAACACGCATCACATCTGTTTCAGCCAGAGATACACAATGACAAGTCTCGCCTTTGTCTCGCTCCTCCTTGTAGCCATCGTGGTGTCCACAGCCTCGACTAAAGGTAAGAACGATGtggaggttttttttgtttgtgcatttatgtaatatgatataatgtattatttcatGATTATGGAAAATGTGATGATGCTAATAATGGACTCTTGTGTCTTTATTCAAAGGTGGGACAGCCAGTTGTTGTCGAAAACTCTCAAAAACTAAAATCCACCGAGACCTGTTGAAGGAATACTACAAACAAGATAAATCGTCGTGCCCTATAAACGCAGTGGTGTAAGTCATCCAATCTGTTCAACGTTGGATTTATGTGCAAAGTTTCTCATAATATGTCGTTGGATCTTTTGAA is part of the Sebastes umbrosus isolate fSebUmb1 chromosome 12, fSebUmb1.pri, whole genome shotgun sequence genome and encodes:
- the LOC119499434 gene encoding C-C motif chemokine 2-like isoform X4; the protein is MYSIFQPSAYCVGGLKKGLQSRNMHHICFSQRYTMTSLAFVSLLLVAIVVSTASAQGGAASCCRKLSETRIHRDLLKSYYKQDKSSCPINAVVFTTLKGIRICANPNKVWTKTSMAYLDGNNGQR
- the LOC119499434 gene encoding eotaxin-like isoform X2; this translates as MYSIFQPSAYCVGGLKKGLQSRNMHHICFSQRYTMTSLAFVSLLLVAIVVSTASAQGGAASCCRKLSETRIHRDLLKSYYKQDKSSCPINAVVFTTLKNKRICANPNRVWTKTSMAYIDGNNGQCQNSTFQTRRG
- the LOC119499434 gene encoding C-C motif chemokine 12-like isoform X5, whose protein sequence is MYSIFQPSAYCVGGLKKGLQSRNMHHICFSQRYTMTSLAFVSLLLVAIVVSTASAQGGAASCCRKLSETRIHRDLLKSYYKQDKSSCPINAVVFITLKDIRICANPNKVWTKTSMTYLDGNNGQR
- the LOC119499434 gene encoding eotaxin-like isoform X3, whose translation is MYSIFQPSAYCVGGLKKGLQSRNMHHICFSQRYTMTSLAFVSLLLVAIVVSTASAQGGTAVCCRKLSNTRIHRDLLKEYYKQDKPSCPINAVVFTTLKNKRICANPNRVWTKTSMAYIDGNNGQCQNSTFQTRRG
- the LOC119499434 gene encoding monocyte chemotactic protein 1B-like isoform X6 gives rise to the protein MTSLAFVSLLLVAIVVSTASAQGGTAVCCRKLSNTRIHRDLLKEYYKQDKPSCPINAVVFTTLKGIRICANPNKVWTKTSMAYLDGNNGQR
- the LOC119499434 gene encoding monocyte chemotactic protein 1B-like isoform X1 — translated: MTSLAFVSLLLVAIVVSTASTKGGTASCCRKLSKTKIHRDLLKEYYKQDKSSCPINAVVFTTLKNKRICANPNRVWTKTSMAYIDGNNGQCQNSTFQTRRG